A region from the Salvia splendens isolate huo1 chromosome 15, SspV2, whole genome shotgun sequence genome encodes:
- the LOC121768281 gene encoding tRNA(adenine(34)) deaminase, chloroplastic-like produces MLNTGMTSAISLRARGSLSFTTTDHSQCSNGRIPFSYSSPTPCCSCCCTSPYTVPIYPNYGYNLYGLKQSSLIQWSRYRRPISNGFDYYARFPVCDIDRIGYRDKVCSFTEGRNVGRKRGGLRNCFVFEERSEGYDLGGVDEAEAILTLLSEDFGEECFLERKETQRLVRNPVVEKREYGSVCRECGSKKDRVEQGVSGSGSGAMVSSRKDDSRRRKERFQCEENEEELFREEHEGCLLKNRREEEREALLRKANQKSVDKDRESMRRKNLKLGSRTEDKEEFLRREIRQVVAKDSSRRDDKEELLRKEEHMQEVRKGISRRDEKEELLRREGHMQMVRKGSSRRNEKEELLRREEHRQKLRKDGSSCSSYYSLSSNGEYDSSDEIELNSSTSHKSYSRNNELVTQETREEDQWNPHEDHRSSLANRSSSQGFNTGSGVVECDFRKKSEKRLADISVEEIESRTETSLKESKSTTSHERTHEKFSNYVSRDDRKEKSTESMEFDEERKQQLRQRGGEVLRQSENMLKYKQFVGSQDICSGNVVDSTSSQKVYTRKGEISTKVTASNQGRSSREYEHRRNSQQNFETNVRREDLSTTSVDNTEHQQQYGRVSGQVELRGKFQQLTENDGESMSRRETNKFEKLEENVGSSRNDFDELNQVRVTSSANTGAVSVESRNKNKSETPVRPAQYSSEVGILSLGSTAGIATDDTNSGSLQLESTTLHGTNIHGSVVVHPEAYGRDKTNSSHGQASKLISDEGAIASAARLEKSSTHYVGEFVEQVRSEILSSEIQRGKKTYITEFLHGESSGDPQSVEQGLVLDNQPSGTKGPSDEMWNVDEQSNPRPSKAEVPDNAIKESGVIVKRTGRSLWNSIGDIVRFRWLAHSESHDSGRKTGGRISPNQSMSSERWFSGHDAEENEEAVEEKEGGSSTPGLSGRHQHEKTGSQIDSSGLHQQGKLGSQTEQSFSSSTLEGYLVKAGTKDTSSSVTQQKSTLQASISLPTGGEISGETSSAAIIDPSIPLSALRLRRSPVVRGVPDAGEAHASGSGTSEQIDTGLVEQTEAVVDKSEVKQKKLQRKDQVVRDRFDDWEEAYRLEAEQRKMDEVFMREALLEAEKAADNWEVPVGAVLVHSGKIIARGCNLVEQLRDSTAHAEIICIREASNTLRTWRLSETTLYVTLEPCPMCAGAILQARIDTLVWGAPNKLLGADGSWIRLFPGDGGNSSEPSEKPPAPAHPFHPKMSIRRGVLASECADAMQQFFKRRRKQEKKADAPKPPSRLPILSRHSNFMAKMHDTFSLMFCL; encoded by the exons ATGCTCAACACTGGCATGACTTCAGCAATATCACTAAGAGCCAGAGGATCCCTCTCATTCACCACCACTGACCACTCACAATGCTCAAATGGACGAATCCCTTTTTCCTATTCATCGCCCACGCCTTGTTGCTCTTGCTGCTGTACTTCACCATATACAGTCCCAATTTACCCCAATTATGGCTATAACTTATACGGACTGAAGCAATCCTCTCTAATCCAATGGTCTCGTTACAGGCGACCGATTTCGAATGGATTTGATTATTATGCTAGGTTTCCAGTTTGTGATATTGATAGAATAGGTTATCGTGATAAAGTTTGCAGCTTTACGGAGGGAAGAAATGTGGGTAGGAAAAGAGGGGGATTAAGAAACTGTTTCGTGTTTGAGGAAAGGAGTGAGGGGTATGATCTTGGGGGTGTCGACGAGGCCGAGGCTATACTTACCCTGTTGTCTGAGGATTTTGGGGAGGAGTGTTTTCTTGAGAGGAAGGAGACTCAGCGATTAGTAAGGAATCCGGTGGTGGAGAAGAGAGAGTATGGTAGCGTGTGTAGGGAGTGTGGGAGTAAGAAGGACAGAGTCGAGCAGGGTGTTTCTGGGAGTGGGAGTGGGGCAATGGTTAGTTCGAGGAAGGATGATAGTAGGAGGAGGAAGGAAAGGTTTCAAtgtgaagaaaatgaagaagaatTGTTTAGGGAAGAACATGAGGgatgtttgttgaagaatcgaagggaagaagagagagaggccTTGTTGAGAAAAGCTAACCAAAAATCTGTAGATAAAGATAGGGAATCGATGAGAAGGAAGAATTTGAAACTTGGGTCAAGGACAGAAGATAAGGAAGAGTTCTTGAGGAGAGAGATTAGGCAGGTGGTGGCAAAAGATAGTTCAAGGAGAGACGATAAAGAAGAGTTATTGAGGAAAGAGGAGCATATGCAGGAGGTGAGGAAAGGTATTTCAAGGAGAGATGAGAAGGAAGAGTTATTGAGGAGGGAGGGGCATATGCAGATGGTGAGGAAAGGTAGTTCAAGGAGAAATGAGAAGGAAGAGTTGTTGAGGAGAGAGGAACATAGGCAGAAGTTGAGGAAAGATGGATCGAGTTGTTCCTCATATTATTCGCTCTCTTCAAATGGTGAATATGACAGCAGTGATGAAATTGAGCTTAACTCGTCAACTAGTCATAAGAGTTATTCAAGGAATAATGAACTAGTTACCCAGGAAACCAGGGAAGAGGATCAGTGGAACCCTCACGAAGACCACAGATCTAGTTTGGCAAATAGGAGCTCATCACAGGGATTCAATACTGGATCAGGTGTTGTTGAGTGTGACTTCAGAAAGAAATCAGAGAAAAGACTTGCTGATATATCTGTGGAAGAGATCGAGTCAAGGACAGAAACCTCACTTAAGGAATCAAAATCTACCACTTCTCATGAACGTACCCATGAAAAGTTTTCCAACTATGTCAGCCGTGATGATAGGAAGGAAAAATCAACTGAAAGCATGGAATTTGATGAAGAGAGGAAACAACAGCTTAGGCAAAGAGGTGGTGAAGTTTTGAGGCAATCTGAAAACATGCTGAAGTATAAGCAATTTGTTGGAAGTCAGGATATCTGCAGTGGAAATGTTGTAGACAGTACTAGCTCTCAAAAAGTGTACACTAGAAAGGGTGAGATCTCTACTAAAGTTACCGCTTCAAATCAGGGGCGTAGTTCCAGGGAGTATGAGCATCGTAGGAATTCTCAGCAAAATTTTGAAACTAATGTCAGGAGGGAAGACTTATCTACCACTAGTGTTGATAATACAGAGCATCAGCAACAATATGGTCGAGTAAGTGGGCAAGTGGAATTACGGGGAAAGTTCCAACAATTAACCGAAAATGATGGTGAGTCAATGTCAAGAagggaaacaaataaatttgaGAAGCTAGAAGAGAATGTGGGCAGTTCTAGAAATGATTTCGATGAATTGAACCAAGTAAGAGTCACTAGCTCGGCAAATACTGGTGCCGTTTCGGTGGAGAGTAGAAATAAGAATAAATCAGAGACACCAGTAAGACCTGCACAATATTCATCAGAGGTAGGTATATTATCTCTGGGATCAACGGCTGGGATTGCTACTGATGATACTAATAGTGGAAGTTTACAACTTGAATCAACTACTTTACATGGAACTAACATACATGGATCTGTAGTGGTTCATCCTGAAGCATATGGTAGAGACAAAACCAACAGTTCTCATGGCCAGGCTTCAAAATTAATCTCTGATGAAGGTGCAATTGCATCTGCTGCCCGATTAGAGAAATCCTCAACACACTACGTTGGAGAGTTTGTTGAACAGGTAAGGAGCGAAATTTTGAGTTCTGAAATTCAAAGGGGGAAGAAAACATATATAACTGAATTTTTGCATGGAGAAAGTTCTGGAGATCCTCAGTCGGTTGAGCAAGGCTTAGTGCTTGATAATCAGCCATCTGGAACAAAGGGGCCTTCGGATGAAATGTGGAATGTTGATGAACAATCAAATCCGAGGCCCTCAAAGGCAGAAGTTCCAGATAATGCAATCAAAGAGAGTGGTGTTATTGTCAAGAGAACTGGGAGGTCCTTATGGAATAGCATTGGAGATATTGTTCGATTTCGGTGGTTGGCACATTCTGAAAGTCATGACTCAGGCAGGAAAACTGGTGGAAGAATTTCACCAAATCAGTCTATGAGCAGCGAGAGGTGGTTTTCTGGACATGATGCTGAGGAAAATGAAGAGGCGGTTGAAGAAAAGGAGGGTGGAAGTTCCACACCTGGTTTATCTGGTAGGCATCAACATGAAAAAACAGGCTCTCAAATTGACTCATCTGGCTTGCATCAGCAAGGAAAACTGGGCTCCCAAACTGAGCAAAGTTTCAGCTCATCAACTTTAGAGGGCTATCTTGTGAAAGCAGGAACGAAAGACACATCTTCCTCAGTTACTCAACAAAAGAGTACACTACAAGCCAGCATTTCTTTGCCTACTGGTGGGGAAATTTCTGGAGAAACATCCTCTGCTGCTATAATTGATCCCTCAATTCCTTTGTCTGCACTAAGGCTGCGGAGATCTCCTGTGGTACGAGGGGTTCCAGATGCAGGAGAAGCACATGCATCTGGTAGTGGCACCAGTGAGCAAATAGATACCGGACTAGTGGAGCAAACAGAGGCGGTAGTTGATAAGAGTGAGGTGAAACAAAAGAAACTTCAGAGGAAAGACCAAGTTGTTAGAGATAGATTTGATGACTGGGAAGAAGCATATAGGCTTGAAGCAGAACAGCGGAAAATGGATGAAGTGTTTATGAGGGAAGCATTGTTGGAAGCAGAAAAGGCTGCTGACAACTGGGAGGTGCCCGTAGGAGCTGTTCTAGTGCATAGTGGAAAGATAATCGCTCGTGGCTGCAATCT GGTGGAACAGTTGCGTGACTCTACAGCCCATGCAGAGATTATATGCATTAGGGAGGCTTCCAACACTCTCCGGACCTGGAGGCTTTCT GAAACTACACTGTATGTAACACTTGAACCATGTCCCATGTGTGCTGGAGCTATACTTCAAGCTAGAATAGACACTCTAGTTTGGGGAGCTCCTAACAAGCTTCTTGGAGCTGATGGCAGCTGGATTAG GCTCTTCCCGGGTGATGGAGGAAACAGCTCGGAACCAAGTGAGAAACCACCAGCTCCAGCTCACCCGTTCCACCCTAAGATGAGCATTAGGAGGGGAGTGCTGGCATCAGAATGCGCAGACGCCATGCAGCAGTTCTTCAAGCGAAGGAGAAAGCAGGAGAAAAAAGCCGATGCTCCAAAACCACCATCACGCCTTCCCATTTTGAGCCGTCACTCCAATTTCATGGCCAAGATGCACGACACCTTCAGCTTAATGTTTTGTCTCTGA